Proteins encoded within one genomic window of Pygocentrus nattereri isolate fPygNat1 chromosome 11, fPygNat1.pri, whole genome shotgun sequence:
- the dbndd1 gene encoding dysbindin domain-containing protein 1 → MEAQADSSTAEPNRDRDLHKLLKSSSSASLTSEASHNASGEQVGTPGHHCSQVLIAERRQPLSSVSSLEVHFDLLDLTELTDMSDQELGEVFADSDEENHNESASNQQQPPLPRFPHGGYVRSPSWTRGGKGEQQSRDRKHHSDSENTEPLLKIERSQSQQP, encoded by the exons atggaggCTCAGGCAGACTCCAGTACTGCAG AgccaaacagagacagagacctTCATAAACTTCTCAAGTCCTCCAGCTCTGCGAGTCTCACTAGCGAGGCATCCCACAATGCTTCAGGAGAGCAAGTCGGAACCCCTGGGCACCATTGCAGCCAAGTGCTGATCGCAGAGAGACGTC AGCCACTGAGCAGTGTGTCCTCTCTGGAGGTACACTTTGATCTTCTGGACCTGACCGAGCTCACAGACATGTCTGATCAGGAGCTGGGAGAAGTGTTTGCTGATTCAGACGAAGAGAACCACAATGAATCAGCATCAA ATCAGCAGCAGCCTCCATTGCCACGCTTTCCTCATGGCGGTTATGTCCGATCACCTTCCTGGACCCGAGGTGGCAAAGGGGAGCAGCAATCCAGGGACCGGAAACATCACAGCGACTCGGAGAACACAGAGCCTTTGTTGAAGATAGAACGCTCCCAATCCCAGCAGCCCTGA